The following coding sequences are from one Oryzisolibacter sp. LB2S window:
- the proX gene encoding glycine betaine/L-proline ABC transporter substrate-binding protein ProX: MQQRFKTLRLLAATAGIALAGLTAQAADLPDKGVTVQPLKSSIAEETFQTLLVMKALEKLGYEVQPIKEVEYPTAHIAIANGDATFMADHWNPLHADYYKNAGGDAKLWRKGIYSGNAAQGYLIDKKTADAHKITNIGQLKDPAIARLFDSNGDGKADLTGCNPGWGCEAVIEHHLDAYQLRDTVTHNQGSYSALIADTIARYREGKPVLYYTWTPYWVSNELKPGRDVVWLEVPFSSLPGAQKGLDTKLPNGKNYGFVVNNQQIVANKAWAEKNPAAARLFEVMQLPVADINAQNHLMSQGQNKAADIERHTNAWIRAHQATFDGWINQARAAAR; this comes from the coding sequence ATGCAACAACGCTTCAAGACCCTGCGCCTGCTGGCTGCCACAGCCGGCATCGCCCTGGCCGGCCTGACGGCCCAGGCCGCCGATCTGCCCGACAAGGGTGTCACGGTCCAGCCGCTCAAGAGCTCGATTGCCGAGGAAACCTTCCAGACCCTGCTGGTCATGAAGGCCCTGGAGAAGCTGGGCTACGAGGTGCAGCCCATCAAGGAGGTGGAATACCCCACGGCGCACATCGCCATCGCCAACGGCGACGCCACCTTCATGGCCGACCACTGGAATCCACTGCACGCCGACTACTACAAGAACGCGGGCGGTGACGCCAAGCTCTGGCGCAAGGGCATCTATTCCGGCAACGCCGCGCAGGGTTACCTCATCGACAAGAAGACCGCCGACGCGCACAAGATCACCAACATCGGCCAGCTCAAGGACCCGGCCATTGCCAGGCTGTTCGACAGCAACGGTGACGGTAAGGCGGACCTGACCGGCTGCAACCCCGGCTGGGGTTGCGAGGCGGTGATCGAGCACCATCTCGACGCCTACCAGCTGCGCGACACGGTGACGCACAACCAGGGCAGCTACTCGGCGTTGATTGCCGACACCATTGCGCGCTATCGCGAAGGCAAGCCGGTGCTCTATTACACGTGGACACCCTACTGGGTGAGCAACGAGCTCAAGCCCGGCCGCGACGTGGTGTGGCTGGAGGTGCCGTTCTCCTCGCTGCCGGGCGCGCAGAAGGGGCTGGATACCAAGCTGCCCAACGGCAAGAACTACGGCTTTGTGGTGAACAACCAGCAGATCGTCGCCAACAAGGCATGGGCAGAGAAGAACCCCGCCGCCGCCAGGCTGTTCGAGGTAATGCAACTGCCGGTGGCCGACATCAACGCCCAGAACCACCTGATGAGCCAGGGCCAGAACAAGGCCGCCGACATCGAGCGCCACACCAACGCCTGGATTCGTGCGCACCAGGCGACGTTCGACGGCTGGATCAACCAGGCACGCGCGGCGGCGCGCTGA
- a CDS encoding fumarate hydratase, translated as MTTTIRYHDLVESVAAALQYISYYHPADYIAHLARAYEREQSPAAKDAMAQILTNSKMSATGHRPICQDTGIVNVFLKIGMNVRFEGFAADQSLEDAVNEGVRRGYNHPDNTLRASVVADPLFARKNTRDNTPAVINVQIVPGDKLDVTVAAKGGGSENKSKMVMMNPSDNLVDWVLKTVPTMGAGWCPPGMLGIGIGGTAEKAVLLAKESLMEDLNMYELQAKAARGEKLDQVEELRLELYEKVNALGIGAQGLGGLSTVLDVKIKMYPTHAASKPVAMIPNCAATRHAHFVMDGSGPVYLEAPSLDLWPKIDWAPDYTKSRRVDLNQLTKEEVASWKPGDRLLLNGKMLTGRDAAHKRIQDMLAKGEKLPVDFTNRVIYYVGPVDPVRDEVVGPAGPTTATRMDKFTRMMLEQTGLIAMIGKSERGPVAIEAIKDNKSAYLMAVGGAAYLVSKAIKQARVVGFEDLGMEAIYEFDVVDMPVTVAVDAGGTSAHITGPAEWQKRIAAGEFKGIEVASA; from the coding sequence ATGACCACTACCATCCGGTACCACGACCTCGTGGAGTCCGTCGCTGCAGCATTGCAGTACATCAGCTACTACCACCCTGCCGACTACATCGCGCACCTGGCGCGCGCCTATGAGCGCGAGCAAAGCCCCGCGGCCAAGGACGCGATGGCGCAGATCCTCACCAACAGCAAGATGAGCGCCACGGGCCACCGCCCGATCTGCCAGGACACGGGCATCGTCAACGTGTTCCTGAAGATCGGCATGAACGTGCGCTTTGAGGGCTTTGCCGCCGACCAGAGCCTGGAGGACGCCGTCAACGAGGGCGTGCGCCGCGGCTACAACCACCCGGACAACACGCTGCGCGCCAGCGTTGTGGCCGACCCGCTGTTTGCACGCAAGAACACCCGCGACAACACCCCCGCCGTCATCAACGTGCAGATCGTGCCGGGCGACAAGCTCGACGTGACCGTGGCCGCCAAGGGCGGCGGCAGCGAGAACAAGTCCAAGATGGTCATGATGAACCCGAGCGACAACCTGGTCGACTGGGTCTTGAAGACCGTGCCCACCATGGGCGCCGGCTGGTGCCCGCCGGGCATGCTGGGCATAGGCATCGGCGGCACGGCGGAAAAGGCCGTGCTGCTGGCCAAGGAAAGCCTGATGGAAGACCTGAACATGTACGAGCTGCAGGCCAAGGCCGCGCGCGGCGAGAAGCTTGACCAGGTCGAGGAGCTGCGCCTGGAGCTCTACGAGAAGGTCAACGCGCTGGGCATTGGCGCCCAGGGCCTGGGCGGCCTGTCCACCGTGCTGGACGTGAAGATCAAGATGTACCCCACGCATGCCGCGAGCAAGCCCGTGGCCATGATCCCCAACTGCGCGGCCACGCGCCACGCGCATTTCGTCATGGACGGCAGCGGCCCCGTGTACCTGGAGGCCCCGAGCCTGGACCTGTGGCCCAAGATCGACTGGGCGCCGGACTACACCAAGTCCCGCCGCGTGGATCTGAACCAGCTGACCAAGGAAGAGGTCGCGAGCTGGAAGCCCGGCGACCGCCTGCTGCTCAACGGCAAGATGCTCACCGGCCGCGACGCCGCGCACAAGCGCATCCAGGACATGCTGGCCAAGGGCGAGAAGCTGCCCGTGGACTTCACCAACCGCGTCATCTACTACGTCGGCCCCGTGGACCCGGTGCGTGACGAGGTGGTCGGCCCCGCCGGCCCCACCACGGCCACGCGCATGGACAAATTCACGCGCATGATGCTCGAGCAGACCGGCCTGATCGCCATGATCGGCAAGTCCGAGCGCGGCCCGGTCGCCATCGAGGCCATCAAGGACAACAAGAGCGCCTACCTGATGGCCGTGGGCGGCGCCGCCTACCTCGTGAGCAAGGCCATCAAGCAGGCCAGGGTGGTCGGCTTTGAAGACCTGGGCATGGAAGCCATCTACGAATTCGACGTGGTGGACATGCCCGTCACCGTGGCCGTGGACGCGGGCGGCACCAGCGCCCACATCACCGGCCCGGCCGAATGGCAAAAGCGCATCGCCGCGGGCGAGTTCAAGGGCATCGAGGTCGCCTCGGCCTGA
- the proV gene encoding glycine betaine/L-proline ABC transporter ATP-binding protein ProV, whose amino-acid sequence MATPIITIDQVFKVFGDAPEQAMNLVRQGLSKQEILQRTGSSIGVFDASFTIGTGEIFVVMGLSGSGKSTLVRMLNRLIEPTSGRILINDQDINQLSDKALRQLRRKDISMVFQSFALMPHMTVLENTAFGLELAGVPRAEREKAAQEALAQVGLAGWGASYPDELSGGMQQRVGLARALAADPSILLMDEAFSALDPIIRTEMQSELLRLQQVRRRTIVFISHDLDEAMRIGDRIAIMKDGQVVQVGTPDEILRHPANDYVRDFVRGVDTAAVFKARDIARQAFTVVSEHSDRGSRATLRLLEDSDRDYAYVLSSRKRFLGTVSSQSLRRALHGHHGPLGLQHAFVPNAPALAADTPVAELFGVMADAPCPLPVVDEDGRFLGVISRTTLMKFLDRDTPPVQPPQTERPPLTLNPQFPHGATNPVAPSA is encoded by the coding sequence ATGGCCACTCCCATCATCACCATCGACCAGGTGTTCAAGGTCTTCGGCGACGCGCCGGAGCAGGCCATGAACCTGGTTCGGCAAGGCCTGAGCAAGCAGGAGATCCTGCAGCGCACAGGCAGTTCGATCGGCGTTTTCGACGCCAGCTTCACGATCGGCACCGGCGAGATCTTCGTCGTCATGGGCCTGTCGGGCTCCGGCAAGTCGACGCTGGTGCGCATGCTCAACCGGCTGATCGAGCCCACCAGCGGACGCATCCTGATCAATGACCAGGACATCAACCAGCTGTCCGACAAGGCCCTGCGCCAGCTGCGTCGCAAGGACATCTCCATGGTGTTCCAGTCGTTTGCGCTGATGCCGCACATGACGGTGCTGGAGAACACGGCCTTCGGCCTGGAACTGGCCGGCGTGCCCCGCGCCGAACGCGAGAAGGCGGCGCAGGAGGCGCTTGCGCAGGTGGGCCTCGCGGGCTGGGGCGCAAGCTACCCGGACGAGCTCTCGGGCGGCATGCAGCAGCGCGTGGGCCTGGCGCGCGCTCTGGCGGCGGACCCGTCCATCCTGCTGATGGACGAGGCCTTCTCGGCACTCGACCCCATCATCCGCACCGAGATGCAAAGTGAGCTGCTGCGCCTGCAGCAGGTGCGCCGACGCACCATCGTCTTCATCTCGCACGACCTGGACGAGGCCATGCGCATTGGCGACCGCATCGCCATCATGAAGGACGGCCAGGTGGTGCAGGTGGGCACGCCCGACGAGATCCTGCGCCATCCGGCCAACGACTATGTGCGCGACTTCGTGCGCGGCGTGGACACGGCCGCCGTCTTCAAGGCGCGCGACATTGCGCGCCAGGCCTTCACCGTCGTGTCCGAGCACAGCGACCGCGGCAGCCGTGCGACGCTGCGCCTGCTCGAGGATTCGGACCGCGACTACGCCTATGTGCTCTCCAGTCGCAAGCGCTTCCTGGGCACGGTGTCCTCGCAGTCGCTGCGCCGCGCCCTGCATGGGCACCACGGCCCGCTGGGGCTGCAGCACGCCTTTGTGCCCAATGCACCTGCGCTGGCGGCCGACACGCCGGTGGCGGAGCTGTTCGGCGTGATGGCCGATGCGCCCTGCCCGCTGCCCGTGGTGGATGAGGACGGGCGCTTTCTGGGCGTCATCAGCCGCACCACGCTGATGAAGTTCCTGGACCGCGACACCCCGCCGGTGCAGCCGCCGCAGACCGAGCGCCCCCCGCTGACCCTGAACCCGCAATTCCCGCATGGCGCCACCAACCCCGTGGCGCCCTCCGCCTGA
- the proW gene encoding glycine betaine/L-proline ABC transporter permease ProW, which translates to MDDSTYTTNATHTTIAQNDPWAAAESGTDTTADTAGTPPADTPDAAGAAADPWGADATSAPAAGSDWLHGSAATPEPQQGEGLGALWQQISAEGLPIQGWINEGLHWVVEHFRPFFQAVRAPIDATLTGMTDALLALPWPVMVVVMALLAWQFAGRALAVATAVSLAAVVVLGIWSDAMVTLALVLTSLLFCVVIGLPLGIVLATSDRAQRLTRPLLDAMQTTPAFVYLVPVVMLFGIGNVPGVIVTIVFALPPLVRLTNLGLRQVRPDLVEASRAYGASAWQLLWKVQLPLAMPSIMAGINQSLMLSLSMVVIASMIAVGGLGQMVLRGIGRLDMGLATVGGLGIVLLAIVLDRITQAMGEPRRSGQRWWHTGPLGLLLRPRGKSTQKQ; encoded by the coding sequence ATTGACGACAGCACCTACACCACCAACGCCACCCACACCACGATTGCCCAGAACGATCCCTGGGCCGCCGCCGAAAGCGGCACCGACACCACCGCGGACACCGCTGGCACCCCACCTGCGGACACCCCCGACGCCGCCGGCGCGGCCGCCGACCCCTGGGGCGCCGACGCCACCTCCGCCCCGGCGGCCGGCAGCGACTGGCTCCACGGCTCCGCCGCCACGCCCGAGCCGCAGCAGGGCGAGGGCCTGGGCGCGCTGTGGCAACAGATCAGTGCCGAGGGCCTGCCCATCCAGGGCTGGATCAACGAGGGCCTGCACTGGGTGGTGGAGCACTTCCGTCCCTTCTTTCAGGCCGTGCGTGCGCCCATCGACGCCACGCTCACCGGCATGACCGACGCGCTGCTGGCCCTGCCCTGGCCGGTCATGGTGGTGGTGATGGCCCTGCTGGCCTGGCAGTTTGCCGGGCGCGCGCTGGCCGTGGCCACGGCCGTGTCACTGGCCGCCGTGGTGGTGCTGGGCATCTGGAGCGACGCCATGGTCACGCTGGCGCTGGTGCTCACCTCGCTGCTGTTCTGCGTCGTCATCGGGCTGCCGCTGGGCATCGTGCTGGCCACCAGCGACCGCGCGCAAAGGCTCACCCGGCCGCTGCTGGACGCCATGCAGACCACGCCCGCCTTCGTCTATCTCGTGCCCGTGGTCATGCTGTTCGGCATCGGCAACGTGCCGGGCGTCATCGTCACCATCGTGTTCGCACTGCCGCCGCTGGTGCGCCTGACCAACCTGGGCCTGCGCCAGGTGCGGCCCGACCTCGTGGAAGCGAGCCGCGCCTACGGCGCCTCCGCCTGGCAGCTGCTGTGGAAGGTGCAGCTGCCGCTGGCCATGCCATCCATCATGGCGGGCATCAACCAGTCGCTCATGCTCAGCCTGTCCATGGTGGTCATCGCCTCGATGATTGCCGTCGGCGGCCTGGGTCAGATGGTGCTGCGCGGCATCGGCCGCTTGGACATGGGCCTGGCCACGGTGGGCGGCCTGGGCATCGTGCTGCTGGCCATCGTGCTCGACCGCATCACCCAGGCCATGGGCGAGCCGCGCCGCAGCGGCCAGCGCTGGTGGCACACCGGGCCCCTGGGCCTGCTGCTGCGCCCGCGCGGCAAGTCCACTCAAAAACAATAG
- a CDS encoding Crp/Fnr family transcriptional regulator yields the protein MNAIQRPIPDTPSSVRPLLTAAEREAIGRNAWFSALTPSLRHDILRLGHVTRHAHGDTIVEQGQPIRHWFTCASGALRFRRHTAAGKQVTLAYVEPGIWVGEAEVLYGRPCTYDAHAHGATTVLSVPEPVLRNLLQEHPSFGQALLTLQAKSMRSLYFVMEDMATMPLRARLAKQLLHLLERFGSRHAPAQSGRPLGLSLAQEELAGLVGSSRQRLNVELKWLERQGMISVRPRGIEVLDEEAMQALVAQAAAEGAQDVATD from the coding sequence ATGAATGCCATTCAGCGCCCTATCCCTGACACACCGTCCTCTGTCCGCCCCCTGCTGACCGCTGCGGAGCGCGAGGCCATCGGCCGCAACGCCTGGTTCTCCGCACTCACGCCATCGCTGCGCCACGACATCCTGCGCCTGGGCCATGTCACGCGCCACGCACATGGCGACACCATCGTCGAGCAAGGCCAGCCCATACGCCACTGGTTCACCTGCGCCAGCGGCGCACTGCGTTTCCGGCGCCATACCGCCGCGGGCAAGCAGGTCACGCTGGCCTATGTGGAGCCCGGCATCTGGGTGGGCGAGGCGGAGGTGCTCTACGGCCGACCCTGCACCTACGACGCGCACGCCCATGGGGCCACCACGGTGCTGAGCGTTCCGGAGCCCGTGCTGCGCAACCTGCTGCAGGAGCACCCGAGCTTCGGCCAGGCCCTGCTCACGCTGCAGGCCAAGAGCATGCGCTCGCTCTACTTCGTGATGGAGGACATGGCCACGATGCCGCTGCGCGCGCGTCTGGCCAAGCAGCTGCTGCACCTGCTCGAGCGCTTCGGCTCACGCCATGCGCCGGCCCAGTCCGGCCGCCCCCTGGGCCTGTCGCTGGCGCAGGAGGAACTGGCGGGCCTCGTGGGCAGCTCGCGCCAGCGCCTGAACGTGGAGCTCAAATGGCTGGAGCGCCAGGGCATGATCAGCGTGCGCCCCCGCGGCATCGAGGTGCTTGACGAAGAGGCCATGCAGGCGCTCGTCGCGCAGGCCGCGGCCGAGGGTGCGCAGGACGTGGCGACCGACTGA
- a CDS encoding ketopantoate reductase family protein, protein MSPSPIPAAPPASERLRFAIMGAGAVGCYFGALLARAGHAVTLIGRPHHVQAIASRGLRLQTATEDVHLPMGASTDAAAVAGADVVLLCVKSTDTESAARQIQPHLTPGALVLTLQNGVDNDERVRAVLGPGQSVAAAVVYVATAMAGPGHVRHFGRGELVIAPSPLAPRLTRELSAAGIRAQVSDNVRGALWAKLVINCAYNALSAIVQEPYGWLVQQDGAQEVIADLVAECLAVAQADGVQLPGDVHDAVRGIAQTMPAQLSSTAQDLARGRPSEIEHLNGYVVQRGAALGVATPVNRTLLVLVRMAQAAHPSP, encoded by the coding sequence ATGTCTCCTTCCCCCATCCCTGCCGCCCCACCCGCATCCGAGCGCCTGCGCTTTGCCATCATGGGCGCGGGCGCCGTGGGCTGCTATTTCGGCGCGCTGCTGGCGCGCGCCGGCCATGCCGTCACCCTCATCGGTCGCCCGCACCATGTGCAGGCGATCGCCTCGCGCGGCCTGCGGCTGCAGACGGCCACCGAGGATGTGCATCTGCCCATGGGGGCGAGCACCGATGCCGCCGCCGTGGCCGGCGCCGACGTGGTGCTGCTGTGCGTCAAGTCCACCGACACCGAGTCCGCCGCCCGGCAGATTCAGCCCCACCTCACGCCCGGCGCCCTGGTGCTCACGCTGCAGAACGGCGTGGACAACGACGAGCGCGTGCGCGCCGTGCTGGGCCCGGGGCAGAGCGTGGCTGCGGCCGTGGTCTATGTGGCCACGGCCATGGCCGGGCCGGGCCATGTGCGCCACTTCGGGCGCGGCGAGCTGGTGATCGCGCCCTCGCCGCTCGCGCCGCGCCTGACGCGCGAGCTGAGCGCGGCGGGCATCCGGGCCCAGGTGTCGGACAACGTGCGCGGCGCACTCTGGGCCAAGCTGGTCATCAACTGCGCCTACAACGCGCTGTCGGCCATCGTGCAAGAACCCTACGGCTGGCTGGTGCAGCAGGACGGGGCCCAGGAGGTGATCGCCGACCTCGTGGCCGAATGCCTGGCCGTCGCGCAGGCCGACGGCGTGCAGCTGCCGGGCGACGTGCACGACGCCGTGCGCGGCATTGCACAGACCATGCCGGCTCAGCTGTCCTCCACCGCGCAGGACCTCGCGCGCGGCCGGCCATCGGAGATCGAACACCTGAACGGCTATGTGGTGCAGCGCGGCGCGGCCCTGGGCGTGGCCACGCCCGTCAACCGCACGCTGCTGGTGCTGGTGCGCATGGCGCAGGCGGCGCACCCCAGCCCGTAG
- the fumC gene encoding class II fumarate hydratase, producing MTTRIERDTFGPIDVPADRLWGAQTQRSLQNFDISGERQPREIIKALAQVKRASATVNHALGLLGAEKKDAIVAAAQEVIDGRHPDEFPLVVWQTGSGTQTNMNLNEVIANRASELLGGERGESRLVHPNDDVNKSQSSNDVFPTAAHVAAVDALTNRLLPAIEVLRKTLAQKAQDFDDIVKIGRTHLQDATPLTLGQEISGWVAQLEHGARHVRDALPHLCELALGGTAVGTGLNAPKGYAEGVAKELAAITGLPFVTSPNKFESLASQDALVHAHGALKTLAASMNKIANDVRWLASGPRSGIGEISIPENEPGSSIMPGKVNPTQSEAITMLAAQVMGNDVAINIGGMSGNFELNVFRPLVAHNFLQSVRLLADGIVSFNNHCAVGIEPNRERIAHLVQQSLMLVTALNPHIGYDKAAAIAKKGHKEGTSLREAAIASGHVTAEQFDEWVVPGKMVGR from the coding sequence ATGACCACTCGCATTGAACGTGACACCTTCGGCCCCATCGATGTCCCTGCCGACAGGCTCTGGGGCGCGCAGACGCAGCGCTCGCTGCAGAACTTCGACATCTCGGGCGAGCGCCAGCCGCGCGAGATCATCAAGGCGCTCGCCCAGGTCAAGCGGGCGTCTGCCACGGTGAACCACGCGCTCGGTCTGCTGGGCGCCGAGAAGAAGGACGCCATCGTCGCCGCCGCGCAGGAGGTCATCGACGGCCGGCACCCCGATGAGTTCCCGCTCGTGGTCTGGCAGACCGGCTCGGGCACGCAGACCAACATGAACCTCAACGAGGTCATCGCCAACCGCGCGAGCGAGCTGCTGGGCGGTGAGCGCGGCGAGAGCCGCCTCGTGCACCCCAACGACGACGTGAACAAGAGCCAGTCGTCCAACGACGTGTTTCCCACCGCGGCGCATGTCGCGGCGGTCGACGCGTTGACCAATCGCTTGCTGCCCGCCATCGAGGTGCTGCGCAAGACCTTGGCGCAGAAGGCGCAGGACTTCGACGACATCGTCAAGATCGGCCGCACCCATCTGCAGGACGCCACGCCGCTCACGCTGGGGCAAGAGATTTCTGGCTGGGTCGCACAGCTCGAACATGGGGCCAGGCATGTGCGGGACGCGCTGCCACACCTGTGCGAGCTGGCCCTGGGCGGCACGGCCGTGGGCACGGGCCTGAACGCGCCCAAGGGCTACGCCGAAGGCGTCGCCAAGGAGCTGGCCGCCATCACGGGACTGCCCTTCGTCACCTCACCCAACAAGTTCGAGTCGCTTGCCTCGCAGGATGCGCTGGTGCACGCACACGGCGCGCTCAAGACCCTGGCTGCGAGCATGAACAAGATCGCCAACGATGTGCGCTGGCTCGCCAGCGGGCCCAGGAGCGGCATCGGCGAGATCTCCATCCCCGAGAACGAGCCGGGCTCGAGCATCATGCCGGGCAAGGTCAATCCCACGCAGAGCGAGGCCATCACCATGCTGGCCGCGCAGGTCATGGGCAACGACGTGGCCATCAACATCGGCGGCATGTCGGGCAACTTCGAGCTCAACGTGTTCCGTCCCCTGGTGGCGCACAACTTCCTGCAGAGCGTGCGCCTGCTGGCCGACGGCATCGTGAGCTTCAACAACCACTGCGCCGTGGGCATCGAGCCCAACCGCGAGCGCATAGCCCATCTGGTGCAGCAGTCGCTGATGCTGGTGACCGCGCTGAATCCGCACATCGGCTACGACAAGGCCGCGGCCATCGCCAAGAAGGGGCACAAGGAAGGCACCAGCCTGCGCGAGGCGGCCATCGCCTCGGGCCATGTCACGGCCGAGCAGTTCGACGAATGGGTGGTGCCCGGGAAAATGGTGGGGCGCTGA